The Candidatus Nanosynbacter sp. HMT-352 genomic interval CATGAGCTTTTTATTTTGGGAAGGTTACCACAGAAGTATATCGTCTAATTTAGCAGAATCAGGAGCGACAAATGCCTCAGATCCGTCAGCTATAGCGTTTGGAATCGTATTATTATGGTTTATACACTGGCTTATATTCGTTATGTTTACCACCAATATGGCTCGAAAACGTGGACGTTCAATACCGCTCGCCATTTTAGGGGCATACTTCTTCGGACTTTTTTCAGTGTTCTATTATCTTTCAAAGGGAGATAGTACGGAGCTCAAAGTACTAAAAGAAGAGAAAGTGCGCAAGCAAATCAGATAACAAAATACCGCTCGTTTGAGCGGTATTCTTCATACAATGTCAGCTGCAAATCACGACTGTACAGGCATAATACTACTTTTTAGGCGACTGCTCAATCCCCCTCTTGTCGCTATTTGCTAGATTCCGCAATATGCTTAGTTGGTTATATTGTTATGGTGTTCTGTGACTTCGCAATAATTTATACATTTAATGAGCTAAAGTACATAAATGAGCGCGTAAAATATTATGCTAAAATGAAGGCAGGAGGATAATATGGCAAACGGAACTAAAATACTTGATAATGGAATTATTTTTCATTCTTTTACGATGGGCGAATTAATGATATCAGTACTGCTACTGATAATCATAATAATTTTGCTGGTCAATATCAATAAAAAAGACTAAGTGAAAATAGAAAAGTCGCACTTTCGGACTTTTAAATATTCATTCACCATAGGTCCGCTTTCCTGTCCAATACGGGTGGCGCTACCTACTTCTGCGTAAATATTACTACTACCGCCATAAAAAATCAATAAACGGCCGTTGTTAATACCGCCTTTAGCTATAGTTCCCTAACAATTTAGATATTGGATATAATCTACTTCCATATACTTTTAAGTCGTTAATGATACGCCGCATACGCTACAAGTATTGATATTCTTATCACTAATATACCAGAAAGAAAATCGATGACCTTATTCTTTGTACTCTCATTCATACAGCCATTCACTTACTCCACTGCGGTGTGAGCAATCTCCTCTTCCAGTAGCGTGTGATCGCCAACCGTCACGACAGATTGCTCCGACACAATAGTGTTGTTGTTGAATAGGTTGTGGTCTATATTCTTATATATAAACTCGTCTATAGCCTCTCTTAATTCCCTAGTCATTCTAGGCTTAGGGTTGGCTTCCATTTCGTTAATAGTTTCTTGAAGAGGGTGTTGATAGCGGTTGTCTGTATTGACATCTTGAGGATTGTTTGGTATACTAGAGTTGTCAATCGACTGGTCAAGCGCATCTGCGCTAATAGCGGAACTATCGAGTCCGCACCCAGTCGATTTTCTTATGCCTGAAATATCATAAGCTAACACATTGCCTAATTTATCTACCTCACCGATATGATCTCTGGCGTATATAGCCTGCTCTTGAGCTTTACGTAGGTTAATCATGGCTGGAGCATTTTCACTCATTCCTTGACCACGCAAGTATTCTTCACGTTGGCGTAGACGTGTTATATGCTCGTTGTATGCTCTGACCTGTGCTTCATGCTCTGGATTGAGCTTGTATTTAACGTCTTCATTGACATTTTGGGATTCTTGTGCTATATTGGCACCATCAGAGCTCCGACCGGCGGAAACTGGCGCGCCGCCGACATAGCTATCGCTATTGGTGGATGATGGAACAACATTTGCGCCCCCATCCGAAGCTCTCGAAATCTCTTCTCGTTGTTTGGAGAGATTTTTTATTTCTCCTTCTCATCATTGACATTCTGGACTTCTTGTGCTATATTACGATCAGAAGCCTCTGTGTTATAACCAGGTTCGATAAGTTCCCCTGGCAACGTAGGGGCTTTTCTTGTTGTGGCGTGATCATTTTCATCATTGATATTCCGGACTTCTTGTGCTATATTTTCACTAGAAAAGTCGCCCAGTCCCCGTTCGGCTTGTCCACGGGGCGCACCGTTAAGGTCACCTGGGTGGCTTTTTTCTTGGCTTCGCACATTGCCTTCATAAAGAGTATTGCACCCTGTTGTATTATTTGTTACACTATCTACATGAGAATCCCCTAGATGGTGTAACTCAGTTGACGGGTTCGTCCCTGCTGGCTCCATGGGGGATTTTCTTGTTGTAGCGTTATATAAGAGGTTTTTATCGTTACTGTTGTCTATATTTTAAGAGCCGCGTTTTACCTTTACTCCTGACACTCTGGAGGTGATATAATTACTATAGTATGCATGCGTCCGCGATCCAATCTATAACCATAAAAGCGAGCGAAGTTGATTTCGCTCTACTTAATGACGCGGATGAGCTACAGAAAATGTTAAGAAATATTACGGAACTGGCTGGCTTACATCATCTGGAATCGGTAACGCATCAATTTTCTCCGCAAGGAGTCAGCGCTGCCCTGCTTTTATCGGAGTCGCACATCGCGATTCATACGTGGCCGGAAAGCGGTGTAGTATATGTAGCGATGACAACTTGTAAAGTGCTGGATGATGATAAATTGCAACAAATAAAAGAGTTGATTGCACGGTTGCTGGACACGGAAAAAATAATTATGAAAGAAATGGCATTGTAATATGAAACGAACCAAGGCACGACTTAAAATTAATCAGATTTTGACCGGTAAGAAGACGAATTTGCGAGTTGTTGGATGTTTGCTTTTTCGTGAATGGGACGAGAAAAAAAAGCGGTTCTATTACTGGGAAGAGTGGGAAATTACTGGACTAGCTGATTATGACAGCTGGGTGGAGTATGATCATAGCGACCAAATTGTTTCTTTGTATGAGCCAATTCGCTTCACAAAGGCAATTGATCCGGCTCAACTAGAAAAAGGTCAATCATTCACAGTTTCCGAGCAGGATGGAAAAGACCATACAGTAGTAGTTGATGAAGTTGGCGTGGGCGAAATTGTTAATATTAAGGGTAAGAATACCTATCAAGTTTTCCCGAAAGAACTGATGGCCTATGCCACTCTGAAAGATACGGGTGCGCCAAAAAATCGCCAGCTGATAACAATTGAGAAGTATAATAATCGCGAGTACGACGCTTACCGTAAGATTCAATTAAGCGACAAAGAACAAAAGAAGATGTTTGGCAGGACAATTAAGCCAATTAACTGGTCAACGATTATAATTACGATTATAATTATTGCTATCTTTTTGTTTATATTCTTCTTCGAAGATAATAGTGACGGAGGTCATGGTGGTGCGCGTGGCGTCTATGGTGGCAGTAGTGGTGGATTCGGTAAATAAAAGGAGTTATTTATGTCACGATCAAACACGGAGAAACGAGAGCAAGTTGCTTTATTTGCAGCGGCAATTTTAGTAGCAATCGGTGGAATTATTTATGAATTAATCTTAGGTGCGGCTGCGTCATATTTGGTGGGCGATTCGATTCTGAGCTTTAGTCTAGCAACCGGCGTGACGTTGTTTGGTATGGGAATTGGTTCACTACTCGTCAATTACATAAAGATTCATCCGGCGACTAGCTTCGCTGTTAATGAAATTATTTTGGGGTTAATTGGTGGAAATTCGGTGATGTTGATGTATTTGGGATTCGTTTTTACGCGTTCACATTGGCTGATTTTTGCTGTAATAAGTCTGACGATCGGCATTTGTATTGGACTGGAAATCCCGCTCTTAATGAAGATGTTTCAGGAATTTGGACGCAAGTCTTCGGTGAAATTATTTAGTAAGATTTTGGCACTCGATTATTTTGGGGCGTTAATTGCGTCGCTATTATTCCCGCTCGTTATGATTCCGTATCTTGGCTTAATGCGTAGCGCGTATCTGGTGGCGGCACTGAATATTGGCGTTGCGGTTCTGATTCTTAAGCAAATGAAGACTTCGAAAATTATTATGACAATTAGCGTTATTGCAACAATGTTGCTTTTGGGATTTTTTATTTTTGCGACAGAAATTGAACATGGAATTGACAAGCGAACGTATAAAGATCCGGTGATGTGGCAGCAACAGACGCCATATCAGAAAATTGTCCTGACGAGATATAAAAATGACACCAGGTTGTTTTTGAATCGCAATTTGCAGTTTTCCAGCCTTGACGAAGCACGTTATCACGAAACGCTGTCCGCTTCCGCTCTGTCTTCAGTTGCTAATCCGAAGCGCGTGCTGATTATGGGCGGCGGCGATGGTTTGCTGGCTCGGGATGTTTTGAAATATCCCAGCGTTGAGCATATTACGTTGGTCGATATCGATGAGACGATGACTAATTTGGCGAAAACTAATCATCTTCTTACTGATATAAATCAGCGTTCGTTGCATGATCCGCGCGTTTCAATTGTCAATCAAGACGCTTTCCAATTCGCCTTCTCTACCAATGATAAATATGATGTTGTGTTGATTGATTTGGTGGATCCGTCGAATGAGAAATTAGCCAAGTTATATTCCGAGCAATTATATCGTCAAATCGGTAATATTTTAACGGAACGTGGCGTTATGGTGACGCAAGCGACGTCTTCATTTTTCTCTCCGCATGCTTTTTATATGGTGGCAAACACCGTCAAGTCTGCTCATTCGGGGCGATATGTGACGGCGTTTTCGGTCAATGTGCCGTCATTTGGCGAGTGGGGTTTTGTGTTGTCTGCGCCGCAAGCTGAGGTTGTGGTTAGTCAGCCATTGCCGAAAAATCTGCGATATCAAAACCAAAAATTGCTTACTTTTTTGACTAAGCAAAACGCCGTTTCTGTGCCGTCTGGGCCAACTTCTACGCTGATTTCTCCGCGAATCACCGACGTTTATAACTCTGATATGCATCAGTGGCGATACGAATAGTTTTTAGTCGGCGGTAGTGCTCTTTTTTCGTCGGCGACGTCGTCGCTTTGGTGTGGCCGAGGCTAGTGGCGTAACTGTGCTAATTGCGGTTTCTGTAGGTGTGTTATCATTGCCGCGAATTTGCAAAACAACTTCGCCGTCGTTTGCTGCGGGTTGCTGCTTTTCCGGTTGGCTATTGACCGCTGGAGCGTTGTTTGCGGGTTGCGGTTGAGGTTTGGCAGGCTGCTTTTTTTGGTTGCGGACAGGTTTTATTGCGGCATCAATTTCCTTCTCGACATCTTCCCTGTTTCGCGAATACATGCGACGCGAGTGTTCAATAATGTGTGGCGTGTTGTCGGCTTGGCTTGGCGGAAGCTCCAATGTGCGAGCAGAAAACGCGGGAGTTTTCTCGCCGCCGATAACCATATTGACAACGAAATTACGATTGTGCATCTGTAGAAGGTCGATTGCCTCGAAGTTCGGCTCAAACTGCTTAGCAAGAATTGGTGCATCGTCAGCAGAAACTCGGAAAGAAATCATGGTGCCGACGTTTCCGAAAACTGCGTCACGAACTGTGTCGCTCATCTGGGAAATATACTGGTTGGCAACGGTCAAGTTAAGGCCATATTTTCGAGCCTCGGATAGAATAGTTGCAAATGAATCGGTGGCGAAGTTCTGAAACTCGTCGACATAAAGATAGAATGGACGGCGGTCGCGGACGTCAGGAATGTCACTTCGAGACATAGCGGCAAGCTGGATTTTTGTGACCAAGAACGAACCGAGTATGGCAGCATTATCTTCGCCGATAAGACCTTTGGACAGATTGACAATTAGAATCTTTCCTTCGTCCATAATTTGGCGAATATTGAACGTAGATTTCGGCTGCCCGATGATGTTACGGATGATTGGATTGGCGGTGAAAGCTCCGACTTTATTTAAGACTGGCGCAATCGCCTCGGCCACAAACTTGTCATTCCAGCTGGCAAATTCGACATTCCAGAATTGCAAAACCACGGTGTCGCGACAATAAGTCAGCGTTTCTTTTCGGAATTCCTTATCTGTTAGCATGCGAGTAATATCAAGCATCGTCGCTTCTGGTCGATCCAGCAAAGCTAAAATAGTGTACCGCAAAATATATTCAAGCCGCGGTCCCCACGAATCGCCGAAAATACGCTTCAAAACGCCGATGATTTCTGATGAAATGTTGGTTTTTTGGTTCGGGTTCGTGACTTCCAGCGGGTTGAACCCCAGAGGATACGCGGTGTCGGCTGGATTAAAATAAATCACGTCGTTCAATCGGCTGCCGGGGATAAATTTCATGTTGTTGATTGCGAAGTCGCCGTGCGGGTCGATGATGGCATATCCTTGATTATGGAAAATGTCGCTTAAGGCGAAGAGCTCTAATAGTCCGCTCTTTCCGGCGCCCGTTTGCCCTATTATGTAAACGTGGCGTGAGCGGTCATAGCGCAACATACCGAATTGATGGCTGATACCGCGGAAGTTGGTGACGCCAAAGGCAGAAATTTGGTCATCGTTGACATCTTCGCCAGTTAAGACTGGCAATTTGGACGGCGGTTCTGCGGTCTTGGAACTTGCCCAAACTATATTTGGCGTTTCAACGTTGGTATGTGGCAAGTGAAAAACTGACGCCAATTCTTCTATGTTTAAGATGAAGCCGTCGCCGATGAACGAACGCTTGCGATATTTATCAATAAATTCTTTACCAAACATACCCTTGGTGGCGCGAAATCCGTTGAGATTTGTTGAGTTGAACTGCTTAAACGTACCGACGAGCGCCTGCATGCGAAGCTTAGCGTTTGTCTGACTTTCGCCCATATAAACCAAGCGAATCTTTACTTCATAGCCGAGCTTGGTCGCCTTTTTCTCTGCTTCAGAAATGCGAGTTTTATCGCGGTCTGATAGCTCAACGGCTGTCGATTGATTTGCTCCCTGCTCTGGTGGTTGCCATAACGCACCAAGTACACCGATTAGCCATTGCATACTGCCGCCGAATCCTGGCAAGGAGAACATTCGTCCGTTTTTTATACTATTGATATATCGATCTGCGGCGTTTTGCCAGTCATCTGGGATTGGTCTGACTAGCACCTGAATCCATAATTCTTCGCCGGTGGTTTCCAATTTTGCTAGCGTACCCGTAATGCCTGCCAGCGGGTCGACTTCGAAGTTTTGGAAGGTGCGAATCGGGAGAAATTCATCTGTGGTTAATGTCAATTCTGTCGAGTAAGCAACTTCGTGGTCGCGCTCGTGCTCAGTGTAATCTTCGTCGGCTTGGTGAATTTGAACGGTTGGGTATTGAGAATAAATCTGTCCCTCGACAAAGCTCTGCAGGGTTTTTGGCACCCAAACATAAAATCTGATCTGACCATTAACGGAGGCGATTTCAAAGCTGATGTGCTCTTGGTGCCCGCCAGATAATCGCAATTCTTTATTGTCGCGAAGAATTCCGTGTAGTGAAGCGAATAACTGCTCGGCGGCAAGTTCTTGCTTATCATTTGTGCGTGGGATTTCCAGAACCAAAAGCACGCTCTCAACTGGGGTGAAATCTTCTATCTTCCGATAATTACGCCACGTCAAAAACATCAGGACTGCCACGATTGGCATCCAAACATACCATTGCAATAACGTACCGATGAGCCAAGAAATGATTTGCATGCTGTATAAATTATCTCACCTCTGAAGGAAGTTTGCAACTAAGCTTGAGCGACTTCTTCGAAAACGTAAGTGGCTTTAGCTACTCGTTTGAATTGTGGTTTTGATTGAAGGTTGAGCAGAATCGTTGTTTCTTTGACTTGTCGTTTGTCGAGAACTTGGCGAACAATTTCATCTCGGTGAAGTGGAGTTTCAGAGTTCTTTAGGATGTCGGTGATGATATCTGAAACAGTGCCGCGACTATAACCCCAGCTGGCAAGCGCGTAAATACCGCGGCCGATTAGAACAAAGCGCTTATCTTTAATAAGTTCATTGTGAATTGCCTGCGTTGTAACGCTTCGGCGGTTAAATTCGCTATCCCGAATTCCCTTAGCAATGTCGGAAAAATGCATCGGTGAGCCATTTGTGTCCAAAACAACGTAGATTTTATCGCGAATGTTCTTTGGATTAACGGCTGGCCATTTGGCTAGTCCCCATTGATCATTCAAGCTGGCCAATTTTTTACTAACGGTAGCCAAGGCTGCGATATTTGAAGGATGTTCATAGTCCAATTTTTTGTGCAATTCTTCCGCAGTAATAGGTTCACCGTGCTTTTTGATTGTTTTGACAACTTCTTCGACTCGTGCTCTAATTTGCTTTTCGTTGCCGAGAGTGTCGATCGCTGCCGCTTGGTAATAATCGTCATTCTCTGTAACAATCGTGATATTTTCTGCTAGCTCAGAAATGAACGCCACACGAGCGCGGTCAATTGCAGTAGCTTCTTTACCGAGGAAATGCGACGCCAAATCCTGCATCCGCGCAACTCGTCCCATCTCAGACAAACTCGAAGTAATTTCTTTTTCCATAGCAATAACCGAAGGAAGTTCTCCCTCGGCGACAGCTGCACGTAGACGCGTTAAGATTGCTTTTTCTAGCTGACGAACGCGCTCGCGAGTAATGCCGAACATATCGCCAATTAACTCTAATGTTTCTTTTCGATCGTACAAACCAAATCGTCGAGAAATAATCTCCTTCTCGCGCTCTTGCGGAATTTTAGAAATAATAGTATCGACGACAGAATTTAATTTGGCGCTTTGCTCGGTTTTTGCTGTCTCGCTCATGTTACTAGAAACATCCTCTCTGCCTCACCACAGGTTATATTGATTGAAAATATGTTTTTAATTATACAATTGCATTTGACAAAAGTCAATAGATAAATGCCATAATTGCTGATATAAATTATAGCATTTATTTTACGTTTTTTGCAATAGATTATATGAAGAGTTTTTATTATCCGGAATTATTGGATAGTATAAAAATGCTATTTCTTTTTAGTGGATGTTTTGGTGGCCTTTTTAACTACGCGTTTGCGAGTTGGCTTCGCTGTTGTGGTGCTTAATAGCTCCAGAGCTTTTTCGTGAGTAATAGTTTTCGGATCCGTATCTTTAGGGATTTTGACATTTTTGGTGCCGTTGGTGATATATGGACCGAATCGACCATTGAGAACCTTAATTCCATCTGGGAATTCGGCAATATTCTTAGCGGCTTCGGCTTCTAATTTGGCGGCGTAAAGTTCACGCGCCTTTTCTAAAGTAATGCTGTGCGGGTCTTCTGGCTTAATGGAAACGAACAATTTACCGACTTGAATATACGGACCAAACCGGCCAATGTTTGCTTTGATGTCTTGACCATCCTCTGTTTGACCGACAATGCGAGGTAACTTGAACATTTCCAATGCTTGCTCTAAGGTTACTGTTTCAATCTTTGCGCCTTTTGGAAGCGGCGCAAAACGAGGCTTATCTTCATCTTCAGTTGCGCCCAGTTGCAGCATTGGACCGAAACGACCGAATCTTGCAATGATTGGTTTATTTGTTTTTGGGTCAATTCCCACTTCGCGATTAGCGCCGACCTTACTTCGGTCAATTCCGCCAGATTGTTCGATTAATTTATGGAAAGGTGTGTAAAATCCGTGCAACATTGTGCTTTTTTCCAGATCAGCACCAGCAATTTTGTCAAATTCCGTTTCAACATTGGCGGTAAAATCGTAATCGACAATTTGCGTGAAATGGTCCGTCAGGAAATCGGCAATCAGTTCGCCGCTTGGCGTTGGAATAAGCTTGCCGCGTGTCGAGCCGGTTTTTTCCTGGACAATACTTCGACTAACTTCCTCACCGTTATAGTTCAGGACAATCACATCTCGTGGCTGACCTTCGCTGTCGCCTTTTTCAACATAGCCGCGAGTTTGAATAGTGTCAATAATCGTAGCGTAAGTTGACGGACGACCGATACCGAGATCTTCCAGTTTCTTGACTAGCGAACCTTCGGTGTAGCGAGCTGGTGGTCGTGTAAATGTTTGACGAGCTGTAATGTCGTGAGAGTTGACTCCATCGCCAGACTGTAACTTTGGCAGAAGCTCATCTTTATTACCGCCGTAAACGCGCAAAAATCCATCAAACGTAATGACTTCGCCCTTTGCCTCAAACTGAGCGGGTTTTTTGCTCTTAGGTAAATTATCGCCTTTGATGTCAATTGTGATGGTTGTCTTTTCTAGCTTCGCTGGCGACATTTGTGACGCTAAAGTTCGGCGTCGAATTAGGTCGTATAATTTCTGATCATAGCTATTGTTGGATGCAGTTTCCAGAGTGATGTCCGTCGGGCGAATGGCTTCGTGAGCTTCTTGGGCGGACGCAGATTTGGTCTTAAATTTGCGAACCGTTGAGTAATCTGGACCGTAAAGACGCTTGATAAAATCGGTGGCCGCCGCGATGGCTTGGCCGCTCAAATTCACCGAGTCGGTACGCATATAGGTGATTTTTCCGTCTTGATACAATTTTTGCGCCGAGGCCATGGTTGCTTTGGAGCTGAAGCCGAGTTTAGAGTTGGCTTCCTGTTGTAGGGTTGAAGTGGTAAATGGTGCCGCTGGATTTCTTGCCCCAGGAGTTTTTGAGATATCACTAACAATAAATTCGGCAGGTTTCAGGCTATTTAAGAACTCGTAAGCTGCTTCTTCTGTATCGAATTTTTGATTTAACTCAGCCTTAAATTCCTGATTATCGTGAATAAAAATGGCGGTAACTTTAAATTGAGAATTGCCCTCAAACTTCATAATTTCTCGTTCGCGCTCGACCAGTAATCGCACCGCTGGACTCTGAACGCGACCAGCCGACTTTCCGCCGGGAACTTTTTGCCAGACGACTGGACTAAGCTCAAAACCAACCAGTCGGTCAAGAATTTGCCTGGCTTGTTGCGCCTGAACCAAATTCATATCCACAGTTCGCGGATTCTTAATTGCATTGGTTATGGCATCTTTGGTGATCTCATGAAAAACAATTCGCTTGGTTGTTTCAATTGGAAGATCCAGCACCTTACATAAGTGCCAAGCAATAGCCTCTCCTTCGCGGTCTTCATCGGTTGCGAGCCAAACATTTTCCTTGCCAACTGCCTTGACATTTCTCTTTAGTTCGGTGATAACTTTCTTTTTTTCAGGATCAACTTCATAAATTGCAAAAAAATCGTTAGCCACGTCAATCGGCGGCGTTCCATCCTTCGTCTTTTTAACAATCGAGCGAATATGCCCCACGCTGGACAAGACGTGAAAATCCTTACCGAGATATTTCTCGATGGTTTTAGCTTTGGCTGGTGACTCGACGATAACGAGATTTTTCATAACTTTATATTATAACAAATCACTATCTGGCTACAACCGCAAAGTGAATTATTACGAGCGACCACTGAGGCGACCGAGCATTGCCATTGATCCAAGACTGCGATTAACATCTGCTATTTGGCGTTGTTTTTCTTTTTCCGAGTCGCCGTTAATTGCTCGTTTTATGTAGGTGCATGTTGCGTGCGCAGCGAACGGAAGTGAAGCGGCGAATGCTCCAGCCCCTAGTTTACGTAGAATCTCGGCGAGTTTTGGATTTTTGTCTTGCTCGGCAATATGGGCTGCAATATAAGATATCAAAGTAATTGTCTCTCCTGCCATGGCTAGTTTTCCTGATTTGGTCGGTCGAGTTTCGCCTTTCTCCTTGCTGCGTAAATTAGCAATTCCCGTAGCCCCAGTGTTTATCAAGTTTAGCGTCGCAACAATACCAAGAACATGCTTTGGAGCCAACCCTTTTTTGTTCATTTCATAGAGAATTTTTGCCATAACTATTTTATCTGTTGTGGCATCTAAGGCTGCTCCAAAATTGCTAGTCTGTCCTGTCGTGCGTGCTACTTTGCCGTCCAAGACGTCAGCTAATCGCCCGACCGCGCATTCCACCAACCCTTCAGC includes:
- the topA gene encoding type I DNA topoisomerase; the protein is MKNLVIVESPAKAKTIEKYLGKDFHVLSSVGHIRSIVKKTKDGTPPIDVANDFFAIYEVDPEKKKVITELKRNVKAVGKENVWLATDEDREGEAIAWHLCKVLDLPIETTKRIVFHEITKDAITNAIKNPRTVDMNLVQAQQARQILDRLVGFELSPVVWQKVPGGKSAGRVQSPAVRLLVEREREIMKFEGNSQFKVTAIFIHDNQEFKAELNQKFDTEEAAYEFLNSLKPAEFIVSDISKTPGARNPAAPFTTSTLQQEANSKLGFSSKATMASAQKLYQDGKITYMRTDSVNLSGQAIAAATDFIKRLYGPDYSTVRKFKTKSASAQEAHEAIRPTDITLETASNNSYDQKLYDLIRRRTLASQMSPAKLEKTTITIDIKGDNLPKSKKPAQFEAKGEVITFDGFLRVYGGNKDELLPKLQSGDGVNSHDITARQTFTRPPARYTEGSLVKKLEDLGIGRPSTYATIIDTIQTRGYVEKGDSEGQPRDVIVLNYNGEEVSRSIVQEKTGSTRGKLIPTPSGELIADFLTDHFTQIVDYDFTANVETEFDKIAGADLEKSTMLHGFYTPFHKLIEQSGGIDRSKVGANREVGIDPKTNKPIIARFGRFGPMLQLGATEDEDKPRFAPLPKGAKIETVTLEQALEMFKLPRIVGQTEDGQDIKANIGRFGPYIQVGKLFVSIKPEDPHSITLEKARELYAAKLEAEAAKNIAEFPDGIKVLNGRFGPYITNGTKNVKIPKDTDPKTITHEKALELLSTTTAKPTRKRVVKKATKTSTKKK
- a CDS encoding SHOCT domain-containing protein, which encodes MNRQEGMLAKARELKAMLDEGIITKEEFEQEKKKLLSQKNTVDKQDKGSSNIENLEQELLRKNSKPIENVLAIAAVFSMSYMSFLFWEGYHRSISSNLAESGATNASDPSAIAFGIVLLWFIHWLIFVMFTTNMARKRGRSIPLAILGAYFFGLFSVFYYLSKGDSTELKVLKEEKVRKQIR
- the speD gene encoding adenosylmethionine decarboxylase; the protein is MHASAIQSITIKASEVDFALLNDADELQKMLRNITELAGLHHLESVTHQFSPQGVSAALLLSESHIAIHTWPESGVVYVAMTTCKVLDDDKLQQIKELIARLLDTEKIIMKEMAL
- a CDS encoding sigma factor-like helix-turn-helix DNA-binding protein gives rise to the protein MSETAKTEQSAKLNSVVDTIISKIPQEREKEIISRRFGLYDRKETLELIGDMFGITRERVRQLEKAILTRLRAAVAEGELPSVIAMEKEITSSLSEMGRVARMQDLASHFLGKEATAIDRARVAFISELAENITIVTENDDYYQAAAIDTLGNEKQIRARVEEVVKTIKKHGEPITAEELHKKLDYEHPSNIAALATVSKKLASLNDQWGLAKWPAVNPKNIRDKIYVVLDTNGSPMHFSDIAKGIRDSEFNRRSVTTQAIHNELIKDKRFVLIGRGIYALASWGYSRGTVSDIITDILKNSETPLHRDEIVRQVLDKRQVKETTILLNLQSKPQFKRVAKATYVFEEVAQA
- a CDS encoding CDP-alcohol phosphatidyltransferase family protein, coding for MKKGRETSPTVSKVTKDVFTIPNFISMTGAALAIHGSKKIDTAEGLVECAVGRLADVLDGKVARTTGQTSNFGAALDATTDKIVMAKILYEMNKKGLAPKHVLGIVATLNLINTGATGIANLRSKEKGETRPTKSGKLAMAGETITLISYIAAHIAEQDKNPKLAEILRKLGAGAFAASLPFAAHATCTYIKRAINGDSEKEKQRQIADVNRSLGSMAMLGRLSGRS
- a CDS encoding polyamine aminopropyltransferase produces the protein MSRSNTEKREQVALFAAAILVAIGGIIYELILGAAASYLVGDSILSFSLATGVTLFGMGIGSLLVNYIKIHPATSFAVNEIILGLIGGNSVMLMYLGFVFTRSHWLIFAVISLTIGICIGLEIPLLMKMFQEFGRKSSVKLFSKILALDYFGALIASLLFPLVMIPYLGLMRSAYLVAALNIGVAVLILKQMKTSKIIMTISVIATMLLLGFFIFATEIEHGIDKRTYKDPVMWQQQTPYQKIVLTRYKNDTRLFLNRNLQFSSLDEARYHETLSASALSSVANPKRVLIMGGGDGLLARDVLKYPSVEHITLVDIDETMTNLAKTNHLLTDINQRSLHDPRVSIVNQDAFQFAFSTNDKYDVVLIDLVDPSNEKLAKLYSEQLYRQIGNILTERGVMVTQATSSFFSPHAFYMVANTVKSAHSGRYVTAFSVNVPSFGEWGFVLSAPQAEVVVSQPLPKNLRYQNQKLLTFLTKQNAVSVPSGPTSTLISPRITDVYNSDMHQWRYE
- a CDS encoding type IV secretory system conjugative DNA transfer family protein; the protein is MQIISWLIGTLLQWYVWMPIVAVLMFLTWRNYRKIEDFTPVESVLLVLEIPRTNDKQELAAEQLFASLHGILRDNKELRLSGGHQEHISFEIASVNGQIRFYVWVPKTLQSFVEGQIYSQYPTVQIHQADEDYTEHERDHEVAYSTELTLTTDEFLPIRTFQNFEVDPLAGITGTLAKLETTGEELWIQVLVRPIPDDWQNAADRYINSIKNGRMFSLPGFGGSMQWLIGVLGALWQPPEQGANQSTAVELSDRDKTRISEAEKKATKLGYEVKIRLVYMGESQTNAKLRMQALVGTFKQFNSTNLNGFRATKGMFGKEFIDKYRKRSFIGDGFILNIEELASVFHLPHTNVETPNIVWASSKTAEPPSKLPVLTGEDVNDDQISAFGVTNFRGISHQFGMLRYDRSRHVYIIGQTGAGKSGLLELFALSDIFHNQGYAIIDPHGDFAINNMKFIPGSRLNDVIYFNPADTAYPLGFNPLEVTNPNQKTNISSEIIGVLKRIFGDSWGPRLEYILRYTILALLDRPEATMLDITRMLTDKEFRKETLTYCRDTVVLQFWNVEFASWNDKFVAEAIAPVLNKVGAFTANPIIRNIIGQPKSTFNIRQIMDEGKILIVNLSKGLIGEDNAAILGSFLVTKIQLAAMSRSDIPDVRDRRPFYLYVDEFQNFATDSFATILSEARKYGLNLTVANQYISQMSDTVRDAVFGNVGTMISFRVSADDAPILAKQFEPNFEAIDLLQMHNRNFVVNMVIGGEKTPAFSARTLELPPSQADNTPHIIEHSRRMYSRNREDVEKEIDAAIKPVRNQKKQPAKPQPQPANNAPAVNSQPEKQQPAANDGEVVLQIRGNDNTPTETAISTVTPLASATPKRRRRRRKKSTTAD